One segment of Paraburkholderia caribensis DNA contains the following:
- a CDS encoding Acg family FMN-binding oxidoreductase, translated as MSAPVSTSAWQIDEHLFDALAPMKEQIRFALQYAVLAPSNHNAQPWRFIVDGDTVHLCADRTRALPVVDPFDREMLISCGAALFNLRVALSHFGLAWSIRVFPSDFDPDVVARIKVTTTGPHDPSLANLFCAITKRVTTRSPFANEPIAESFKNGMIDACEAEGAIAICVDEESSRQSIAQLIAEADRMQFADPRFRRELASWIHPRRHSDGMPAYGVAVGSLLDFALPLLASVVRVFDVGAGTPATHQRLVEGSPLLVGIATMRDDREAWLAAGQALQRMLLVATANGLTASYLNQPIEVATLRDQLRSLLNVDAVPQLLLRIGRGPDADHSPRRALSEVVD; from the coding sequence ATGAGCGCGCCCGTGTCCACCTCTGCCTGGCAGATCGACGAGCACCTGTTCGACGCCCTCGCGCCGATGAAGGAACAGATCCGCTTCGCACTGCAATATGCCGTGCTTGCACCCTCGAATCACAACGCGCAACCCTGGCGGTTCATCGTGGACGGGGACACCGTCCACCTCTGCGCCGACCGCACACGCGCGTTACCCGTCGTCGATCCTTTCGATCGCGAGATGCTGATCAGTTGTGGTGCGGCCTTATTCAATTTGCGCGTCGCGCTGAGCCATTTCGGACTCGCCTGGTCGATCAGGGTTTTCCCGTCCGACTTTGATCCCGATGTCGTCGCGCGTATCAAGGTCACCACTACAGGTCCCCACGACCCGTCCCTGGCGAATCTGTTCTGTGCCATAACGAAACGCGTGACAACCCGCTCGCCGTTTGCTAATGAACCCATCGCCGAATCCTTCAAAAACGGGATGATCGATGCCTGCGAGGCGGAAGGTGCCATTGCAATCTGCGTAGATGAAGAATCTTCCCGCCAGTCCATCGCGCAGTTGATCGCGGAAGCCGACCGCATGCAGTTTGCCGATCCACGCTTTCGCCGTGAACTCGCAAGCTGGATTCACCCGCGCCGGCACTCCGACGGCATGCCGGCGTATGGCGTGGCCGTGGGTAGCCTGCTCGATTTCGCACTACCGCTTCTGGCGTCAGTCGTTCGTGTATTCGACGTCGGTGCCGGGACGCCCGCCACCCATCAGCGGCTCGTCGAGGGCTCCCCGCTGCTCGTAGGCATTGCGACCATGCGAGACGACCGGGAGGCCTGGCTGGCTGCGGGGCAGGCGCTCCAACGTATGTTGCTGGTCGCCACGGCCAACGGGTTGACAGCGTCGTATCTGAATCAGCCCATTGAAGTCGCTACGCTGCGCGATCAACTCAGATCCCTGCTGAACGTCGACGCCGTGCCTCAGTTGTTGCTGCGCATCGGCCGTGGCCCAGATGCGGACCATTCGCCGCGGCGAGCTTTATCTGAAGTCGTAGATTGA
- a CDS encoding c-type cytochrome → MIHARPIIFLACASSLFLASASQVRAQSNEPGGLVDQHHCMFCHTSDAPFLAPSFHQIADRYRNVPNATQMLEIKLRKGGRAHWGDTAMPLPPERGGPISAEDAHQLIQWVMTQ, encoded by the coding sequence GTGATTCATGCACGCCCCATCATTTTCCTTGCCTGCGCGTCGAGCCTATTCCTCGCCAGTGCGAGTCAAGTCCGCGCTCAATCAAATGAACCGGGTGGGTTGGTCGATCAGCATCACTGCATGTTCTGCCACACATCCGATGCACCCTTTCTTGCGCCTTCGTTCCATCAGATCGCAGATCGTTACCGCAACGTACCGAACGCAACACAGATGCTCGAAATCAAGCTTAGAAAAGGTGGGCGTGCACATTGGGGCGACACGGCCATGCCGCTGCCCCCGGAACGCGGCGGGCCCATCTCAGCAGAGGACGCTCACCAGTTGATCCAATGGGTGATGACGCAATAG
- a CDS encoding porin gives MAAPAVHAQGSLRLTGSMDAGIAYVSDAGGTADAHSAWQIKNGDVNISRWILTGEDPITNDLNAIMTLTNGFSVMTGAAAQQGRLFGFQSFVGLSSRSKGTLTLGRQFDAVVQYVEPFALGGTTYGGTAFAHPFDNDNLDNYTRTNNAVKYSSPDIHGLAFGGTYGFSNKPGAFSDSREYSVGASYHLGEMRVGAGYFQFNHASNLATANTDGAEPAGAPFNADRQRTYAAGGNYRLTRATLGLVLSETRLDNATSINNVADTAIKLPHDAVRFDNIEVNVRYFVTPKWHISAAYVFTYGRFDTPAGTRYPKWHQVGLLNTYFLSQRSDVYGEVIYQRANELEGTGIHGAQISNFPRASGSNQLVAAIGLRHRF, from the coding sequence ATGGCCGCTCCAGCCGTGCATGCACAGGGTTCGTTGCGGCTCACGGGTTCGATGGATGCAGGGATCGCTTACGTCAGCGATGCAGGAGGCACAGCAGATGCTCATTCCGCATGGCAGATTAAGAATGGCGACGTCAACATAAGCCGCTGGATACTCACGGGAGAAGATCCGATAACCAACGACCTGAACGCAATCATGACGCTGACAAACGGCTTCTCGGTAATGACGGGCGCGGCGGCACAACAAGGACGCTTGTTTGGCTTCCAGTCATTCGTAGGGTTGAGTTCCCGCAGCAAAGGAACGCTGACGTTGGGCAGGCAATTCGATGCAGTCGTGCAATACGTCGAACCGTTCGCGCTGGGTGGGACCACATACGGCGGGACGGCGTTCGCGCACCCTTTCGATAACGACAACCTCGACAATTACACTCGCACGAACAACGCAGTAAAGTACTCGAGTCCGGATATACATGGACTCGCGTTCGGCGGCACCTACGGTTTTTCAAACAAGCCAGGTGCCTTTAGCGATAGCCGGGAATACAGCGTTGGCGCCAGCTATCACCTCGGCGAGATGCGCGTTGGTGCTGGCTATTTTCAGTTCAATCACGCGTCCAATCTGGCTACTGCCAATACGGATGGCGCGGAGCCGGCTGGCGCGCCGTTTAACGCGGACCGTCAGCGAACCTACGCCGCGGGTGGGAACTATAGGCTTACCAGAGCGACGCTCGGTCTCGTACTCAGCGAGACACGACTCGACAACGCCACGTCGATCAATAACGTGGCGGACACCGCGATAAAACTTCCGCACGACGCCGTCCGCTTCGATAACATCGAGGTGAACGTGCGCTATTTCGTCACGCCAAAATGGCATATATCCGCTGCCTACGTCTTTACTTACGGACGATTCGACACGCCGGCGGGGACGCGATATCCGAAATGGCATCAGGTCGGGTTGTTAAACACGTACTTCCTCTCCCAGCGAAGCGACGTGTACGGCGAAGTGATCTATCAGCGAGCCAACGAGCTTGAGGGTACAGGAATTCATGGCGCCCAGATATCGAACTTCCCGCGCGCGTCAGGCAGCAATCAACTGGTGGCGGCGATCGGGCTGCGTCATCGCTTTTAA
- a CDS encoding methyl-accepting chemotaxis protein: protein MKLSFSQKLWLSLVLSLSCLTGIYIRDAFQTRRIQMEERKDDLMHATEIALGVVKALAAESASATMPEAQAKAKALEILRNSRYGEDGYFTILDSRPVILMHPIHPEMNGKDASGYRDPDGAYVFRDFVHAVGPRGNGFTEFSFPRPGAREASRKISYQLRYAPWDWIISTGLYVDDIDTEFRAALYRSLGWLVVAAALLSAAVVVLNRNLMRSLGGEPSYAAEIADRIASNDLTAVVNVARGDSSSLLFSMRRMQAELTGTIRTISRSSDAIASSAHQLAAGNRDLSQRTEEQAASLEETAASMEQLTATVTQNAENSNQASRLAEEAMRAAEHAGSIVDQVVGTMNEINADSGKMATIVDIIEDIAFQTNILALNAAVEAARAGALGRGFAVVASEVRSLAQRSSGASKEIRELISDSVHRVQTGTRYVQQAGSAMSGITTEVKRVTGIMTEIASASQEQSKGIGQVSEAVTQMDKVTQQNAAMVEEAAAASRSLESLAHDLNAAISMFKL, encoded by the coding sequence ATGAAGCTGTCCTTCTCCCAGAAGCTTTGGCTATCACTCGTACTGAGTCTTTCGTGTCTCACGGGAATATATATCCGTGACGCTTTCCAGACGCGACGCATTCAAATGGAAGAGCGAAAAGACGATCTGATGCATGCGACCGAGATCGCACTCGGGGTGGTTAAAGCGCTCGCGGCCGAGAGCGCGTCAGCGACGATGCCGGAGGCCCAGGCCAAAGCGAAAGCCTTGGAAATTCTTCGCAACTCGCGTTATGGAGAGGATGGGTACTTCACCATTCTCGACTCACGACCGGTCATCCTTATGCACCCGATTCATCCGGAAATGAACGGGAAAGACGCGAGCGGTTATCGCGATCCGGACGGCGCTTACGTATTTCGTGACTTTGTCCACGCAGTGGGCCCGCGCGGCAATGGCTTTACCGAATTTTCGTTTCCGCGCCCCGGCGCGCGCGAGGCGTCCCGGAAGATTTCGTATCAGTTGCGCTACGCGCCCTGGGACTGGATCATTTCCACAGGGCTATATGTCGACGACATCGATACGGAGTTCCGCGCTGCGCTGTACCGCAGTCTCGGGTGGCTGGTCGTCGCCGCCGCGTTGCTGTCCGCAGCCGTCGTCGTGCTGAATCGCAATCTGATGCGTTCGCTTGGCGGCGAACCTTCCTATGCCGCTGAAATTGCTGACAGAATCGCTAGCAACGACCTGACGGCTGTCGTCAACGTCGCGCGCGGCGACAGTTCGAGCCTGCTGTTTTCCATGCGACGGATGCAGGCGGAACTCACGGGTACGATCCGCACTATCAGCCGGTCCTCCGACGCAATCGCGTCGAGTGCGCATCAACTCGCAGCCGGGAATCGGGACCTTTCGCAACGAACCGAAGAACAGGCGGCGTCGCTCGAAGAGACGGCCGCGAGCATGGAACAGCTCACTGCAACGGTTACCCAAAACGCGGAGAACTCCAATCAGGCGAGCAGGCTGGCCGAGGAGGCAATGCGAGCAGCCGAGCACGCCGGTAGCATCGTAGACCAGGTCGTCGGTACGATGAACGAGATCAATGCCGACTCCGGAAAAATGGCGACGATCGTGGACATCATCGAGGACATCGCCTTCCAGACCAATATCCTGGCCCTCAATGCCGCCGTTGAAGCAGCACGTGCGGGTGCACTGGGCCGGGGATTTGCCGTGGTAGCGTCGGAAGTCCGTTCCCTTGCACAGCGTTCATCCGGAGCATCGAAGGAGATCCGTGAACTGATTTCCGATTCCGTGCACCGGGTTCAGACTGGAACCCGTTACGTTCAGCAGGCTGGTTCCGCGATGAGTGGCATTACCACTGAAGTCAAACGCGTGACGGGCATCATGACCGAGATAGCATCGGCCTCTCAGGAACAGAGCAAAGGCATCGGCCAGGTCAGTGAGGCGGTGACGCAAATGGATAAAGTGACCCAACAGAATGCCGCCATGGTCGAGGAGGCGGCCGCCGCGTCACGCTCTCTTGAATCTCTCGCCCACGACCTGAACGCCGCGATATCGATGTTCAAGCTGTAA
- a CDS encoding porin — protein sequence MRKEICLVLPALVIATSANAQSSVTLYGKIEDGFNYTTNARGHDAYQMQSGYDYGSRWGLKGNETLGDGYQAIFQLESGFDVNTGKMGQGGREFGRQAFVGIASDRYGTVTVGRQYDPSVDMFSPMTANGNWTGYLFSHPYDNDNTDYSFRVNNSVKYVTPNIHGFSAEAMYAFSNQAGGFSNNRLYGFGAQYQNGGLQVGGSYLKLNNASSSTSSSANSSGAVTSDNTFNARSQQNIGVGVNYTFGKTLVGFAYSHVDVYAPTSNAYFTGTTQPTGGTWNAWKFDNFEVSGLYHFTPALYLGACYTYTQAQLSSTVGKFDPKWHQLSMKLNYDLSARTSVFAEGAYQHAVSANTGTDFDFANIPGSADVSSGRNQMVYRVALLHVF from the coding sequence GTGAGAAAAGAAATATGTCTGGTGTTGCCAGCACTTGTGATCGCGACATCGGCAAACGCACAAAGCAGCGTCACGCTTTACGGGAAAATAGAAGATGGCTTTAATTACACGACCAATGCGCGCGGCCACGACGCATACCAGATGCAAAGTGGTTACGACTACGGAAGCCGCTGGGGTCTAAAGGGCAATGAGACGTTGGGAGACGGTTACCAGGCTATCTTCCAGCTTGAAAGCGGTTTCGACGTCAATACGGGAAAGATGGGGCAGGGTGGAAGAGAGTTTGGCAGGCAAGCCTTTGTCGGCATCGCGTCCGATCGGTATGGCACAGTGACAGTCGGCAGACAGTACGACCCCAGCGTCGATATGTTTTCTCCCATGACGGCGAATGGCAATTGGACGGGTTATCTGTTTTCACACCCTTACGATAACGACAATACCGATTACTCGTTTCGGGTCAACAACTCGGTCAAGTACGTTACGCCGAACATTCATGGCTTCAGCGCAGAGGCCATGTACGCATTCAGCAACCAGGCGGGGGGATTCTCAAACAACCGGTTGTACGGTTTCGGTGCGCAGTATCAGAACGGAGGGCTACAGGTGGGTGGCTCGTATCTCAAGCTGAATAACGCGAGCTCTTCGACCTCGTCGTCCGCCAATTCGTCAGGAGCGGTGACAAGCGACAATACGTTCAATGCACGTTCACAGCAGAACATCGGGGTTGGCGTCAACTACACGTTTGGCAAGACGCTGGTTGGATTTGCCTATTCGCATGTCGACGTCTATGCGCCAACATCGAATGCGTACTTCACCGGCACCACCCAACCAACTGGCGGCACATGGAACGCATGGAAGTTCGATAACTTCGAAGTGAGCGGACTCTATCATTTCACACCCGCTCTCTATCTCGGCGCATGCTACACGTACACCCAGGCTCAGCTTTCCTCAACCGTTGGGAAGTTCGATCCGAAGTGGCATCAACTCAGCATGAAGCTGAATTATGATCTGTCAGCACGAACGTCGGTGTTCGCTGAAGGTGCCTATCAGCATGCGGTCAGTGCAAATACGGGCACCGATTTCGACTTTGCGAACATTCCAGGCTCGGCAGACGTGTCTTCGGGTCGCAACCAGATGGTCTACCGCGTTGCACTGCTGCACGTGTTCTAA
- the arcD gene encoding arginine-ornithine antiporter yields MKNLADLLPHASVPAPQAKPAVSPTKPLRLGLLTALVIGSMIGSGVFSLPQNMASGAGAGAILLGWLITGIGMLMLAFVYQTLASRQPDLNNGIYAYARASAGEFVGFNSAWGYWVSAWIGNVGYLVIVFGTLGYFFPVFGDGNTRAAVLGASIVLWIMHAVILRGVRGAAVLNAVSTIAKIIPLLLFIVLAMAAFRSHIFTQDFWGAAKLGSAFAQVKSTMLITVWVFIGIEGASVFSARAQHREDVGRATLIGFFVVLLLLMAVSLLSLGIVSQGELAAMKNPSMAGVLDKAVGRWGAVLISIGLLVSVGGALLAWTLLAAETLFTPASDGVMPAFLSRENIHGVPANALWVTNGLVQLFLIITLVSNATYQALISLATSMILVPYLFSAIYATRIAVRGEGYAQPDRARSRDIAIGAMATAYCCWLLYAAGPKYLLLSALLYAPGAILYCWAKRERGTRLFKPFELLLLAALGTLAVIAGWLLWNGGLSL; encoded by the coding sequence ATGAAGAACCTGGCCGACTTATTGCCGCATGCATCCGTGCCTGCGCCGCAGGCAAAACCCGCCGTATCACCGACGAAACCTCTGCGCCTTGGTTTGCTCACGGCGCTGGTCATTGGCTCGATGATAGGTAGCGGAGTCTTTTCGCTTCCGCAGAACATGGCATCGGGAGCGGGCGCGGGCGCGATCCTGCTCGGCTGGCTGATCACAGGCATCGGCATGCTGATGCTCGCCTTCGTCTATCAAACACTTGCCAGCCGCCAACCGGATCTCAACAACGGCATCTACGCGTACGCGCGCGCCAGCGCCGGCGAATTTGTCGGCTTTAACTCGGCGTGGGGTTACTGGGTCAGCGCGTGGATCGGAAACGTCGGTTACCTTGTCATTGTGTTCGGCACGCTCGGCTATTTCTTTCCTGTGTTCGGCGACGGAAACACGCGCGCGGCCGTGCTTGGCGCGTCGATCGTCCTATGGATCATGCACGCGGTGATACTGCGTGGTGTACGCGGTGCGGCGGTGCTCAACGCAGTTTCGACGATCGCGAAGATCATCCCCCTTCTCCTGTTCATCGTGCTTGCGATGGCTGCATTCAGGAGCCACATTTTCACGCAGGACTTCTGGGGCGCGGCAAAGCTGGGCAGCGCGTTCGCGCAGGTAAAAAGCACGATGCTAATCACTGTGTGGGTGTTCATCGGTATCGAGGGGGCCAGTGTATTTTCAGCGCGTGCGCAACATCGCGAGGACGTTGGGCGCGCGACGCTGATCGGCTTCTTCGTCGTGCTGCTGTTGCTGATGGCGGTGTCGCTCCTGTCGCTTGGGATTGTCTCTCAGGGCGAACTGGCGGCGATGAAAAACCCGTCAATGGCGGGTGTACTCGATAAGGCAGTCGGCAGATGGGGCGCCGTGCTGATCAGCATCGGCCTGCTTGTCTCAGTTGGCGGTGCCTTGCTGGCCTGGACGCTGCTCGCTGCTGAAACGCTGTTCACTCCGGCGAGCGACGGCGTGATGCCAGCATTCCTGTCGCGCGAGAACATCCACGGCGTGCCTGCCAATGCACTCTGGGTGACCAACGGCCTGGTACAGCTTTTTCTCATCATCACGCTGGTTTCGAACGCGACCTATCAGGCGCTCATCTCGCTCGCGACCTCGATGATCCTCGTGCCGTATCTGTTCTCGGCGATATACGCCACACGCATTGCGGTGCGCGGCGAAGGCTATGCACAGCCGGATCGCGCGAGGTCTCGCGACATTGCAATCGGCGCAATGGCAACCGCGTACTGCTGCTGGCTGCTGTACGCGGCCGGGCCGAAATATCTGTTGCTCTCCGCTCTGCTCTACGCGCCCGGCGCAATCCTCTATTGCTGGGCGAAACGCGAACGCGGAACCCGCCTGTTCAAGCCTTTCGAGCTTCTGCTCCTTGCAGCGCTCGGTACCCTTGCCGTCATTGCCGGCTGGCTGCTGTGGAACGGCGGACTTAGCCTGTAG
- a CDS encoding MFS transporter: protein MPPQYALEALNFFMADVQAGIGPFLGVFLQAQGWHTDAIGTVMTLGGIAGMLATSPAGALVDASRYKRGIIVTAGVMTTLASLVLWVAHSYWMVAASQILTAVTGAALGPAVAGVTLGIFHERGFDRQFGRNQVANHAGNVVGAALSGWLGWRYGFGAIFALAGGFGALSVISTLLIRRDSIDHDSARGLAATSSAQEHEHASGFRVLLTCRPLLLLSAALAMFHLGNAAMLPLYGLAVVAAHKGDPSAFTAQTIVVAQLVMVAAACVANRLIERLGYWRVILITFLALPLRGLVAAMFITAWGVWPVQALDGVGAGLQSVAVPALVVRLLQGTGRVNVGQGVVMTVQGAGAALSPALGGMLAQHFGYATAFLVLGAVSTGSLALWLRFGTSLKMACGIRRDRASPNSLTT, encoded by the coding sequence ATGCCCCCCCAGTACGCGCTCGAAGCACTGAACTTCTTCATGGCCGATGTGCAGGCGGGCATCGGGCCGTTTCTCGGCGTCTTTCTGCAGGCGCAGGGCTGGCATACCGATGCGATCGGTACGGTGATGACGCTTGGCGGCATCGCGGGCATGCTCGCTACGTCGCCAGCCGGCGCACTCGTCGACGCAAGCCGGTACAAGCGCGGCATCATCGTCACGGCTGGCGTGATGACAACGCTCGCTTCGCTCGTGCTGTGGGTGGCGCATTCGTACTGGATGGTTGCGGCATCGCAGATTCTCACGGCGGTCACGGGCGCCGCGCTTGGGCCTGCGGTGGCAGGCGTGACGCTTGGAATCTTCCATGAACGCGGCTTCGACCGGCAGTTCGGCCGCAACCAGGTGGCCAATCACGCGGGCAATGTCGTCGGTGCGGCGTTGTCGGGCTGGCTGGGCTGGCGCTATGGGTTCGGCGCGATCTTCGCGCTTGCGGGCGGCTTCGGTGCATTGTCCGTCATCTCGACGCTGCTGATCCGTCGCGATTCGATCGATCACGACAGCGCACGGGGGCTAGCCGCGACGTCGTCCGCACAGGAGCACGAGCACGCGAGCGGTTTTCGCGTGTTACTGACCTGCCGGCCATTGCTGCTGCTGTCCGCCGCGCTCGCGATGTTTCATCTCGGCAATGCCGCGATGCTGCCGCTCTACGGCCTTGCCGTCGTCGCCGCGCACAAGGGCGATCCGAGCGCGTTCACCGCGCAAACAATCGTGGTCGCGCAACTGGTGATGGTGGCCGCGGCGTGCGTCGCGAACCGGCTGATCGAGCGACTCGGGTACTGGCGGGTCATCCTGATCACCTTTCTCGCGTTGCCGCTGCGTGGCCTCGTCGCAGCAATGTTCATCACGGCCTGGGGCGTGTGGCCCGTGCAGGCGCTCGATGGCGTTGGAGCGGGGCTGCAAAGCGTCGCTGTTCCGGCGCTCGTCGTGCGGCTGCTGCAGGGCACCGGGCGCGTGAATGTGGGTCAGGGCGTGGTGATGACGGTGCAGGGCGCCGGTGCCGCGCTGAGCCCTGCGTTGGGCGGCATGCTTGCGCAGCACTTCGGCTACGCGACGGCATTTCTCGTGCTGGGCGCTGTGTCGACGGGTTCGCTCGCGCTGTGGTTGCGGTTCGGCACCTCCCTGAAGATGGCCTGCGGCATTCGCCGCGATCGGGCCAGTCCCAACTCGCTTACTACATGA
- a CDS encoding sigma-54-dependent transcriptional regulator, with protein MATILIIDDDDAFRDGLAETVRDLGHTPLEARSGEAALESLREHPMPDCIFLDFRLPDADGLSVLESLRGLTGPQQVPVVMLTAYATSDNTIRAMRLGAWEHLTKPVGRDEIARLLERILAARVDAPAPEAAQAFAEEPSSREPQLLGVSEAMRDVQKRLGRAAGTNSTVLITGETGTGKEVAARVLHRASARADGPFVAVNCAAIPQDLLESELFGHGKGAFTGAHAERRGRFEEAHGGTLFLDEVGDMPLAMQAKLLRVLQERAITPLGTSRTIAVDVRLVAATHRDLPGMVAAGTFRQDLLYRLNVIPLYMPPLRERIADILPLAEHFLVALAGPSDEARKHLSADAQRLLVSFTWPGNVRELANAIERAHALASSSLLTREDFAFLFDSGTHPADAIPASLIELPLNEALAQLERALITRALALADGNRAEAARRLGISRQSLYTRLASLGLSDSDA; from the coding sequence ATGGCGACCATCCTGATCATCGACGACGACGACGCCTTTCGCGACGGCCTCGCAGAAACTGTCCGCGACCTTGGCCACACGCCGCTCGAGGCGCGCTCGGGTGAAGCAGCGCTTGAATCGTTGCGTGAGCATCCGATGCCCGACTGTATCTTTCTCGACTTCCGGTTGCCGGACGCGGATGGTCTCTCGGTGCTCGAGTCGCTGCGCGGACTGACAGGTCCGCAGCAGGTTCCCGTTGTGATGCTGACCGCGTATGCGACCAGCGACAACACGATCCGCGCGATGCGGCTCGGAGCCTGGGAGCACTTGACGAAGCCGGTCGGCCGCGACGAGATCGCGAGACTCCTTGAGCGCATCCTTGCGGCCCGTGTCGATGCGCCGGCGCCTGAAGCGGCGCAGGCGTTTGCGGAGGAGCCGTCTTCACGTGAACCGCAGTTGCTTGGGGTCAGCGAAGCCATGCGCGACGTACAGAAGCGCCTCGGCCGTGCGGCGGGCACGAACTCGACCGTGTTGATCACAGGCGAAACGGGCACCGGCAAGGAAGTGGCCGCGCGCGTGCTGCATCGTGCGTCAGCGCGCGCCGACGGTCCGTTCGTTGCGGTGAATTGCGCGGCGATTCCGCAGGATCTGCTCGAGAGCGAGCTGTTCGGCCATGGCAAGGGTGCGTTCACGGGGGCCCATGCGGAGCGGCGCGGCCGTTTCGAAGAGGCGCACGGCGGCACGCTCTTTCTCGACGAGGTGGGCGACATGCCGCTGGCGATGCAGGCTAAGCTGCTTCGCGTGCTGCAGGAGCGGGCGATTACGCCGCTCGGTACCAGCCGCACGATTGCAGTCGACGTACGCCTCGTAGCCGCGACCCATCGCGACCTGCCGGGCATGGTCGCAGCGGGCACGTTTCGCCAGGATCTGTTGTACCGGCTCAATGTGATTCCGCTGTACATGCCGCCCTTGCGAGAGCGGATAGCGGACATCCTGCCGCTGGCTGAACACTTTCTCGTGGCGCTGGCAGGACCGTCCGACGAGGCGCGCAAGCATCTCTCCGCCGACGCCCAGCGCCTGCTCGTCAGCTTCACCTGGCCTGGCAACGTGCGCGAACTGGCGAACGCGATCGAGCGCGCGCATGCGCTCGCGTCCTCTTCGCTGCTCACGCGTGAAGACTTCGCCTTCCTGTTCGACTCAGGCACGCACCCGGCCGACGCGATTCCCGCGAGCCTCATCGAACTTCCACTGAACGAAGCGCTCGCACAACTTGAACGTGCGTTGATTACGCGAGCGCTCGCGCTCGCCGATGGCAATCGCGCCGAAGCGGCGCGCCGGCTCGGCATCAGCCGGCAGTCGCTCTACACGCGTCTGGCGAGTCTGGGCCTGTCCGACTCTGATGCCTGA
- a CDS encoding sensor histidine kinase, giving the protein MPRPSFSTQLYVLWILVAILCGMLIVAVWLMLSSALGERVDAAKQQATATCTAVASRYDLSIRRPDEADVDLMHAVLDLVLIRTEGIEGGFWSVAPTAGAPNGFLAYAFPTYEGSGVKRDIPEAETPLILRTLHNVASTGQMRADVVPASADAVIAVACPVPHHAGLFAWVLTRARPPFGPYGQRAATLLAGVLAIIVVLALLLAMAFRRWKRNLTQLELALAPNGRLEQGRHIERLGERDLDNIVDALNRYVERADRLQREAGELRAKLGQAERFGALGKMAAQIAHEIRNPVGAMRLKAENALAGDEARREAALRTVIEQVGRVESQLASLLALTQPVIIRAQEVDLPAWLSDVVRPHEAGAENRHLSLTSQADSCATRPAFDAAQLARALDNLIVNALRHAPSGGQVTVRARATTQDGGKRLRLEVLDDGPGVKADERERIFEPFVTGRPDGSGLGLAVVREIASAHGGRAWLAQESNQTCFVIDIPWRPS; this is encoded by the coding sequence ATGCCGAGACCGTCGTTCTCCACCCAGCTTTACGTACTGTGGATACTTGTCGCCATCCTGTGTGGCATGTTGATCGTAGCCGTGTGGCTGATGCTGTCGTCGGCACTCGGAGAGCGTGTCGATGCCGCGAAACAACAGGCGACAGCGACGTGCACGGCGGTTGCATCGCGCTACGATCTGTCGATACGGCGGCCGGATGAAGCTGACGTCGATCTCATGCATGCCGTGCTCGATCTCGTGCTGATCCGCACGGAGGGTATCGAAGGCGGCTTCTGGAGTGTCGCACCCACGGCCGGCGCACCGAATGGCTTTCTCGCGTATGCGTTTCCGACCTATGAAGGCAGCGGCGTGAAGCGCGACATCCCCGAGGCGGAAACGCCGCTCATTCTCCGCACGCTGCACAATGTAGCCAGCACCGGCCAGATGCGGGCGGACGTCGTACCCGCGAGTGCTGATGCAGTGATCGCCGTCGCCTGCCCCGTCCCGCATCATGCCGGGCTCTTCGCATGGGTGCTCACGCGCGCGCGCCCGCCGTTCGGGCCGTATGGTCAGCGCGCGGCGACCTTGCTGGCAGGCGTACTCGCGATCATCGTGGTGCTGGCGCTCTTGCTCGCCATGGCCTTCAGGCGCTGGAAGCGTAATCTCACGCAACTCGAACTGGCACTTGCGCCGAACGGCAGGCTTGAACAGGGCAGGCACATCGAGCGGCTCGGCGAACGGGATCTGGACAACATCGTCGACGCGCTCAATCGATACGTCGAGCGCGCCGACCGTCTTCAGCGTGAAGCGGGCGAACTGCGCGCAAAGCTCGGGCAGGCGGAGCGCTTCGGCGCGCTGGGCAAGATGGCCGCGCAGATCGCGCATGAAATCCGCAATCCCGTAGGGGCGATGCGGCTCAAGGCGGAAAACGCGCTCGCGGGTGACGAGGCACGCCGGGAGGCTGCCTTGAGAACCGTCATCGAGCAGGTCGGGCGTGTCGAGTCGCAGCTCGCGAGCCTGCTTGCGCTAACCCAGCCGGTCATCATTCGCGCCCAGGAAGTCGATCTGCCCGCGTGGCTCTCCGATGTCGTTCGTCCGCATGAAGCGGGCGCAGAGAACCGGCACCTATCGTTGACGTCGCAAGCCGATTCCTGTGCCACGCGTCCCGCTTTCGATGCCGCGCAACTGGCACGCGCGCTCGATAACCTGATCGTCAACGCACTGCGGCATGCGCCGTCCGGCGGACAGGTCACGGTCCGGGCACGTGCCACGACCCAGGACGGCGGCAAGCGGCTCAGGCTCGAGGTGCTCGACGATGGTCCCGGCGTGAAGGCAGACGAACGCGAGCGCATCTTCGAGCCATTCGTGACGGGCCGGCCCGACGGATCGGGTCTCGGCCTTGCTGTGGTTCGCGAGATCGCGTCGGCCCATGGCGGCCGCGCGTGGCTCGCCCAGGAGTCCAATCAGACCTGCTTTGTGATCGACATACCATGGCGACCATCCTGA